One genomic region from Campylobacter sp. RM5004 encodes:
- a CDS encoding c-type cytochrome, producing MKKIIFLLPLTLSLNAKLNTDSLLNYTFDNTDSKLGKELFINTYKCNVCHGDLGEKSSGTFSALTSFSASTLKSMLKSYKNDRDFGGKTRFAMQRYAKKLSNKDMDNIISYIKGENNLELPNSKNAEPSKKTQDNLYLE from the coding sequence ATGAAAAAGATTATATTTTTATTACCACTTACTTTATCACTGAATGCCAAACTAAACACTGATTCTTTATTAAATTACACTTTTGACAATACCGATTCAAAATTAGGTAAAGAGCTTTTTATAAATACTTATAAATGTAATGTTTGTCATGGTGATTTAGGTGAAAAATCAAGTGGAACTTTTAGTGCTTTAACATCTTTCTCTGCATCAACACTAAAATCAATGTTAAAATCATATAAAAATGATAGAGATTTTGGAGGCAAGACAAGATTTGCTATGCAAAGATATGCAAAAAAACTTTCAAATAAAGATATGGATAATATTATCTCTTATATTAAAGGTGAAAACAATTTAGAATTACCAAATTCTAAAAATGCAGAGCCTAGTAAAAAAACTCAAGATAATTTATATTTAGAATAA
- a CDS encoding restriction endonuclease, protein MAFKDEKARKRFFAIKKAKEENQVDKTDENASQEEQKSLQFIDDDILKAYEKDLEDAILKVVNKYKFSENLSAKMPNYHKITKTIIYKAESENEKKGRLYELKIKKHYEEQGYKVFPHGFVNGKNDGGIDLVCHKENECVLIQCKNHKSPIGQDLLRKFIGDCTVFVSENEKMLKNKIIKKVFISSSTTRTSAEHYLNNYKDLIEYLNIEE, encoded by the coding sequence ATGGCATTTAAAGATGAGAAAGCTAGAAAAAGGTTTTTTGCTATAAAAAAGGCAAAGGAAGAAAATCAAGTAGATAAAACTGATGAAAATGCATCACAAGAAGAGCAAAAAAGCTTGCAATTTATAGATGATGATATTTTAAAAGCATACGAAAAAGACCTTGAAGATGCGATTTTAAAGGTTGTAAATAAATATAAATTTAGCGAAAACTTAAGCGCTAAAATGCCAAATTATCACAAAATCACAAAAACCATAATCTACAAAGCAGAAAGTGAAAACGAGAAAAAAGGAAGATTGTATGAGCTAAAAATCAAAAAGCATTATGAAGAGCAAGGCTATAAAGTTTTCCCACATGGCTTTGTAAATGGCAAAAATGATGGTGGGATAGACTTGGTTTGTCATAAGGAAAACGAATGTGTATTAATCCAGTGCAAAAACCACAAAAGTCCAATAGGTCAAGATTTGCTAAGAAAATTTATAGGTGATTGCACTGTTTTTGTCAGCGAAAATGAAAAAATGCTTAAAAATAAAATTATTAAAAAAGTTTTTATAAGCTCAAGCACCACAAGAACAAGTGCTGAGCATTATTTAAACAATTATAAGGATTTAATTGAATACTTAAACATTGAAGAATGA
- a CDS encoding isoprenylcysteine carboxylmethyltransferase family protein, translated as MDKTTKLPIFGVGPIYVITCLLLTIFGLRLDYFGFLDFAKLPKARAFMSILGSIFIVGGVILWVKSVIFSKISEKIKSGLLVTDGVYSIVRNPIYSAFLFIFTGALLFTYNFCLLVLPFIFWAFLTILMKNTEEKWLQEKFGDSYTQYCKKVNRIIPWFKR; from the coding sequence ATGGATAAAACTACTAAATTACCAATATTTGGGGTAGGACCTATTTATGTCATAACTTGTCTTTTGCTTACGATTTTTGGACTTCGTTTGGATTATTTTGGTTTTTTAGATTTTGCAAAATTGCCAAAGGCAAGAGCTTTTATGTCTATTTTGGGTAGTATTTTTATCGTTGGTGGTGTTATTTTATGGGTAAAGTCCGTTATATTTTCAAAGATTAGCGAGAAAATCAAATCAGGACTTTTAGTTACAGACGGAGTTTATAGCATAGTAAGAAACCCGATATATTCGGCTTTTTTGTTTATTTTCACTGGGGCTTTATTATTTACTTATAATTTTTGTTTATTAGTTTTACCTTTTATTTTCTGGGCTTTTCTTACCATTTTAATGAAAAACACAGAAGAAAAATGGTTACAAGAAAAATTCGGCGACAGTTACACGCAGTATTGCAAAAAAGTAAATAGAATAATCCCATGGTTTAAAAGATAA